A region from the Lentisphaera profundi genome encodes:
- a CDS encoding DUF1552 domain-containing protein: protein MFKAISRRTVLRGVGASIALPMLEAMSAPRRSAGKVPKRLVFLGFPYGVTEETWFPKEMGAHYKMPAGLKPLEKYRKDFSVLSNLSNKYFPGSVHSGTTTWLTSANVYRDPTTQFKNSISCDQVAAEYSGRSTRFKSLELSTKGEGGLGPGLSLAWDAKGTPLAGERDPIEVFEKLFGNGGLSLLERRKQILEEKSILDSVYEDIRSINKKISKNDREKINEYLTSIRSMELDLKRAYVWAGKEKPKVNLQKPEAQLTGIAGIRSMYDLMVAAMQTDSTRVISYRQPLGAILNDLDIKNMPTHSMSHYKGFDARREASEARDKAQSELLAYLLGKMKSTKDVYGRSLLDHSLLAYGGGIRCVHDQMNTPLILAGRGGGGVKTGQHFAFKSRETPLANLWLSMLNHTAVPVESFGDSSGRLGEVFT from the coding sequence ATGTTTAAAGCTATTTCGCGAAGAACAGTTTTACGTGGTGTCGGTGCGAGTATTGCACTGCCGATGCTTGAAGCTATGTCAGCCCCGAGGAGATCTGCAGGCAAGGTGCCGAAGAGGCTTGTTTTTTTAGGTTTTCCCTACGGTGTTACAGAGGAAACTTGGTTTCCCAAGGAGATGGGAGCTCATTATAAAATGCCTGCAGGCTTGAAGCCTTTGGAGAAATACCGCAAAGATTTTTCTGTTTTAAGTAATTTGTCAAATAAATATTTTCCTGGAAGTGTGCATTCGGGAACAACGACGTGGTTGACTTCGGCAAATGTTTATCGAGATCCTACAACCCAGTTTAAAAATAGTATTTCTTGTGATCAAGTTGCGGCGGAATATTCGGGGCGAAGTACAAGGTTTAAATCACTAGAACTCTCTACTAAGGGCGAGGGGGGCTTAGGCCCTGGGCTTTCTTTGGCTTGGGATGCCAAAGGTACTCCGCTTGCGGGTGAACGAGATCCGATAGAGGTTTTTGAAAAACTTTTTGGTAATGGTGGACTGAGTTTGCTAGAAAGAAGGAAGCAGATTCTTGAGGAGAAAAGTATTTTGGATTCTGTGTATGAAGATATTCGAAGTATTAATAAAAAGATTAGTAAAAATGATCGTGAAAAAATCAATGAATACCTTACATCGATTCGCTCGATGGAGTTAGATTTGAAGCGCGCATATGTCTGGGCAGGCAAAGAAAAGCCCAAAGTGAACTTACAGAAGCCTGAAGCACAATTGACGGGGATTGCAGGGATTCGCTCGATGTATGACTTGATGGTTGCGGCAATGCAAACAGACTCAACGAGAGTTATTAGTTATCGCCAACCTTTGGGCGCGATACTGAATGATCTAGATATCAAAAATATGCCAACGCATTCTATGAGCCATTATAAGGGCTTTGATGCGCGTCGTGAAGCATCAGAGGCACGTGATAAAGCTCAGTCGGAGCTCTTAGCTTATTTGTTGGGTAAAATGAAAAGTACTAAAGACGTTTATGGCAGGAGTCTACTGGATCACTCTTTGCTAGCATATGGTGGTGGAATTCGCTGTGTTCACGATCAAATGAATACGCCGCTTATTCTTGCGGGTCGCGGAGGTGGTGGAGTAAAAACTGGCCAGCATTTTGCTTTTAAATCACGCGAAACGCCTTTGGCCAATTTATGGTTGAGTATGCTTAATCATACAGCTGTGCCGGTAGAGTCATTTGGAGATTCTAGTGGCCGTCTTGGTGAAGTATTTACTTGA
- a CDS encoding DUF1016 N-terminal domain-containing protein → MDPDLFNLSGLPDPQENAPEEEAISMTDLLDQLYSDVSAMVNNEETDPKSVEVAWFTGEKVRKVLGFIQSSPKAPEALQELTKHLEEITKGKITPENTLDYVRFAETCPDIQIVSRLSEHLQLAHFLTISALDDDMHRVFYSEKCFSEKWTVEALKSAISKKNFESEYE, encoded by the coding sequence ATGGACCCCGATTTATTTAATCTCAGTGGACTCCCCGACCCCCAAGAAAATGCCCCTGAAGAAGAAGCCATCTCTATGACTGACTTACTCGATCAACTTTACTCAGATGTAAGCGCTATGGTAAATAACGAAGAGACTGACCCAAAATCTGTAGAAGTAGCTTGGTTCACAGGAGAAAAAGTCCGTAAAGTCCTTGGCTTCATACAGAGTTCTCCTAAAGCACCTGAGGCACTTCAAGAACTAACAAAACATTTAGAAGAAATCACCAAAGGTAAAATCACTCCCGAAAACACCCTTGATTATGTTCGTTTTGCCGAGACTTGCCCAGACATTCAAATAGTTTCTCGCCTCAGCGAGCACCTACAACTCGCTCATTTCCTCACAATAAGTGCATTAGATGATGACATGCACAGAGTTTTTTACAGCGAAAAATGCTTTAGTGAAAAATGGACTGTTGAAGCTCTGAAATCTGCTATTTCTAAAAAAAATTTTGAAAGCGAATACGAATAG
- a CDS encoding glutathione peroxidase, translating into MKKILSLFTLIFTACSNPQYKVPQKSLHEFTVKDIDGKDINLNTLKGKTVLVVNVASKCGLTKQYTDLQKLYDNYKDKDFVIIGFPANDFMGQEPGTNEDIKKFCSLKYDVNFPMMSKISVKGDDMAPLYKFLVSDPTHGGKIKWNFDKFLVDQNGKIINRFSPRTKPLDAKITKAIDASL; encoded by the coding sequence ATGAAAAAAATTCTCAGCTTATTTACATTGATTTTTACCGCATGTTCAAACCCCCAATACAAGGTACCACAAAAATCCCTTCACGAGTTTACTGTTAAAGATATCGACGGTAAAGATATAAACCTAAACACCCTTAAAGGCAAAACTGTCCTAGTGGTTAATGTTGCCAGTAAATGCGGCCTAACTAAGCAATATACAGACCTACAAAAACTCTATGACAATTACAAAGATAAAGACTTCGTCATTATTGGTTTTCCTGCAAATGATTTCATGGGGCAAGAACCTGGAACAAATGAAGATATTAAAAAATTCTGTTCACTAAAGTATGATGTTAATTTCCCCATGATGAGTAAAATATCCGTCAAAGGAGATGACATGGCACCCCTCTATAAATTCTTGGTTTCAGACCCCACTCACGGCGGTAAAATCAAATGGAATTTCGACAAATTCCTAGTTGACCAAAATGGCAAAATTATCAACCGCTTCAGCCCAAGAACTAAACCACTCGATGCTAAAATAACTAAAGCAATAGACGCCTCCCTCTAA
- a CDS encoding pseudouridine synthase: MAKLKAKIRLDKMISKCTGLTRSEATRALKNGYGKINNIPQKSGKVLVDLANDEVVFDDEILQYREQIYIMMHKPKGYVCAAKDERLKTVLELLPASLASREPFSCGRLDIDTTGLVILTDDGTWAHGITSPKRKCEKSYLVGSAGELSQEDMQSLEEGLYLDEDDKITAPAKIERLGEKTYRLKITEGRYHQVKRMFESVNNMVKSLHREQIGDLALDPELPEGEWRDMSPEEVELFK, from the coding sequence ATGGCAAAATTAAAGGCAAAAATTCGTTTAGATAAAATGATTTCAAAATGCACTGGATTAACGCGTTCAGAAGCGACAAGAGCACTTAAAAATGGCTATGGTAAGATTAATAATATTCCTCAGAAGTCGGGTAAAGTTCTCGTGGATTTAGCGAATGATGAAGTTGTTTTTGATGATGAGATTTTGCAGTATCGCGAACAGATTTATATTATGATGCACAAGCCTAAGGGTTATGTCTGTGCTGCCAAAGATGAGCGTTTAAAAACTGTCCTTGAATTACTGCCGGCATCTTTAGCTAGTAGGGAGCCGTTTTCCTGTGGACGATTAGATATAGATACTACGGGTTTGGTTATATTGACTGATGATGGAACGTGGGCTCATGGAATTACTTCTCCAAAAAGAAAATGTGAAAAGAGTTATTTGGTGGGGAGTGCAGGGGAGCTTAGTCAAGAAGATATGCAAAGTTTAGAAGAAGGGCTTTACTTAGATGAAGATGACAAAATCACTGCTCCGGCAAAAATTGAGCGACTCGGAGAAAAGACTTATCGTTTAAAAATCACCGAGGGGCGCTACCATCAAGTCAAGCGCATGTTTGAATCGGTAAACAATATGGTGAAAAGTTTACATAGAGAGCAAATCGGTGATCTTGCTTTAGATCCTGAGCTTCCCGAGGGAGAATGGCGCGATATGAGTCCAGAAGAAGTGGAGCTATTTAAGTAA